A region from the Cannabis sativa cultivar Pink pepper isolate KNU-18-1 chromosome 9, ASM2916894v1, whole genome shotgun sequence genome encodes:
- the LOC133031429 gene encoding uncharacterized protein LOC133031429 codes for MLTVSVPLEDLEAIKCKTFTQGLRGPALRWFHNLPSGTVNSYQDLIRRFQTNFTISVQTVKVDTDLMLIHQRLDEPLEKFSEEYVSIVKCTDSVATKALMQGLIHGSELKKVMIVEPGLSLTRALTMARGYMALEVEEKRHSEEVSRETSSLGDTFLFEPKNRTPAARPHNRTDNRSANERNTRGAVMVSMGEPGQPHAQRGEEELPWMTITLTELIRRLRGLKETKWPPRMTTDPDKRDKGRYCTFHGEHGHATYECNRLVKEGFFRDCLASDATLHIQWGSGKGQDQSPPPYIKKTVNVILGGSDLSRNSVRASMAHARRVQSVRAMAVIDSDGPDVHLSFNQGEASKLEHPHDDALVITLDVAHVRMKSMLVDTGSSANILFAGVLKEMEIEDLKA; via the coding sequence ATGTTAACCGTCTCCGTCCCGTTAGAGGACTTGGAAGCAATCAAATGCAAGACCTTTACGCAAGGGTTAAGAGGACCCGCTTTACGCTGGTTCCACAACTTACCATCCGGTACAGTAAATTCGTACCAGGATCTCATCAGGAGATTTCAGACAAACTTTACGATAAGTGTGCAGACTGTTAAAGTGGATACGGACCTAATGCTAATACACCAGCGCCTCGACGAACCTCTAGAAAAATTTAGTGAAGAATACGTCAGTATCGTGAAATGCACCGATTCAGTGGCAACGAAAGCGTTAATGCAAGGATTGATACATGGTTCAGAATTAAAGAAGGTGATGATAGTGGAACCTGGCCTGTCCCTCACAAGGGCCCTAACCATGGCAAGAGGATACATGGCCTTGGAAGTAGAAGAAAAACGACACAGTGAGGAGGTGTCGCGCGAAACCTCGTCGTTGGGAGATACTTTCCTCTTCGAACCAAAAAACCGGACACCAGCTGCACGGCCTCATAATAGGACTGACAACCGCTCAGCCAACGAAAGAAACACCCGAGGGGCAGTTATGGTGAGTATGGGCGAGCCGGGGCAGCCACACGCTCAACGGGGAGAAGAGGAGCTACCGTGGATGACCATTACTTTAACTGAGTTGATAAGACGACTGCGGGGATTGAAGGAAACGAAGTGGCCCCCGAGAATGACCACTGACCCCGATAAGAGGGACAAAGGGCGGTATTGCACCTTTCatggagaacatggtcacgcaacTTACGAGTGCAACCGTCTGGTGAAAGAAGGATTCTTTCGGGACTGCCTCGCTTCGGATGCCACGCTCCACATCCAGTGGGGAAGTGGCAAAGGCCAAGATCAATCTCCTCCACCGTACATTAAGAAAACCGTGAATGTGATCTTGGGAGGGTCAGACCTAAGCAGGAATTCAGTACGAGCTTCAATGGCACACGCCCGTCGGGTCCAGTCTGTAAGGGCGATGGCGGTAATCGACAGCGATGGCCCCGACGTACACTTATCATTCAACCAAGGGGAAGCCTCCAAATTGGAACACCCCCACGATGACGCTCTTGTCATCACTCTAGACGTAGCCCATGTTCGAATGAAAAGCATGCTCGTCGACACTGGAAGCTCAGCCAACATTTTATTTGCCGgagttttgaaagaaatggaaaTCGAGGATTTAAAAGCCTAG